The Megachile rotundata isolate GNS110a chromosome 11, iyMegRotu1, whole genome shotgun sequence genome includes a region encoding these proteins:
- the LOC105663912 gene encoding uncharacterized protein LOC105663912 gives MDKASMCERRALSALDHALKDLTGVHHRPFGGKTMLLGGDFRQCAPVIPYSHAGSNIAESIKSSNLWPEFHLLRLTQNLRVEPGVSDFANYLLRIGDGSANIADTDITSIPDNILFHGLIQDLINWVYESNLAEPNPDNALLCPRNDHCDYINNLILDRLEDQQRIYCSEDQLIDPPHQLLTTHMNSSTTSKLLACLRMRFASVWAPS, from the coding sequence atggacAAGGCGTCAATGTGCGAAAGACGGGCACTTTCGGCACTGGACCATGCATTGAAAGACTTAACTGGCGTCCATCATCGACCGTTCGGTGGGAAAACGATGTTACTTGGCGGGGACTTCAGGCAATGCGCACCAGTCATTCCGTATTCTCATGCAGGCTCAAATATCGCAGAGTCCATTAAAAGTAGTAATCTTTGGCCGGAATTTCATCTTCTTCGTCTCACGCAGAACCTACGAGTGGAACCAGGAGTATCAGATTTTGCCAACTACCTTCTCCGTATAGGAGATGGTTCCGCTAACATTGCCGACACCGACATAACCAGCATTCCTgacaatatattatttcatgGTTTAATTCAAGATCTTATCAACTGGGTATATGAAAGCAACCTTGCCGAACCGAACCCTGACAACGCATTACTGTGCCCCCGCAACGACCACTGCGATTATATAAACAATCTAATCCTCGACAGACTTGAAGATCAGCAACGCATTTACTGCTCCGAAGATCAGCTTATAGATCCGCCGCATCAATTGCTGACTACCCACATGAACTCCTCAACCACGTCCAAGTTGCTGGCTTGCCTCCGCATGCGCTTCGCCTCCGTGTGGGCGCCATCGTGA